The Syntrophorhabdaceae bacterium genome includes the window GACTTTGCAGGATGTTACCGACCGCAAACGCGCCGAACAGGCTTTAAAGGAAAGCGAGAACAAATACCGTTTGCTCGCCGACAACACAGCCGACGTGATTTTTACCTTCGGCCTGGACATGAAGTACAGATACGTGAGCCCGTCGGTAATAAGAATACGGGGATTTTCTCCTGATGAGGTCATCGGCCAGCTTATCAGCCAATCTGTAACGGCTGAAAGTCTTGAAGCGATGAACAAGGTCATCAGGGAGGAACTCTGGCTTGAAAAGACAGGGACAGCCAATCCCAGCCGGACAAGAATCCTGGAATTGGAGATGCTGTGTAAAGACGGATCCACCGTATGGGTCGAGGTTAAAGCGTCAGCCGTGCGCGACAGCGATGGTGATTTAGGAGAGATAATCGGTATAGGGCGTGACATCACGGAACGAAAGATGGCCGAAGAAGCCCTGCGCACGAGCGAGCTTCGAATATCTCAGGCCATGGAGCTTGCGCACGTTGTGTACTGGGAATATGATCCCCTTGAGAATACGTTGATATTCAACGATCCATTCTATGCCTTGTATGGCACGACCGCCGAGCGGGAAGGGGGATACCGGATGACACGGGAAGAATATGCAAAACGGTTCATCCATCCCGACGATGAGCCGCGTGTCTCTGAAACCGCAGAGCAGCTTAATGCAATGTATGGCTATAGACCCATTCCCGATATTGAGCATCGTATCGTTCGTCGCGATGGTGAGGTGCGATATGTGGCAGTCCGAGCGAGCGCGATTCGAGACGATTCAGGCCGTATCATCAAGAAGTATGGGGTGACCCAGGATATCACCGCACGGAAACAGGCTGAAACCAGGTTATCTGAATCAGAGGAACGATACCGCACGGTCTTTGAAAATACCGGAACCGCAACGATAATTGTTGAAGATGATACGACGATCAGCCTTTGCAATACAGAGTTCGAACGCCTTTCCGGCTACACAAAAAATGAAATGGAAGGCAAAAAGACCTGGACCGAATTCGCGGTCAAGGAAGACCTGGGAAGGATGCTCTCTTCACACTATCTGCGGCGTGAGGCCCCTTACGCTACCCCAAGGCAATATGGATTTCAGTTTGTGACGCGAACCGGAGAAATACGCGATATGTATTTGGTTATAGACATGATCCCCGGTACCAAGAAGAGTGTGGCATCACTGGTGGACATAACGGAATTAAAGCGGGCGGAACAGGAAAAGGCGCGCCTTGAGACTCAACTTCATCAGGCACAGAAAATGGAAGCTATCGGCACCTTAGCAGGAGGTATCGCCCATGACTTTAACAATATTCTTACGGCCCTCATAGGATATGCCACCCTGCTCCAGATAGAGATTAAACACGGCGTGTCACGGGGTCACGTGGACCAGATCCTGGCGGCTTCACAGAAGGCTGCGGACCTCGTGCGGAACCTTCTCGCTTTCAGCAGGCAGCAGTCGATTAGGCTTGAGCCGGTCAGCCTGCACGCCATTGTGAAAGAGACGGAAAAGCTTTTGAAGCGTCTCTTGACCGAAGATATCGTTGTCAAAACTCTGTTGGCCGATAATGACATCGTGATCATGGCCGACCGGACTCAGGTTGACCAGATTCTCTTCAATCTTGCTACCAATGCCAGGGATGCCATGCCAAGGGGTGGCGCGTTTACCGTAGAGACAAAGACGGTGGATCTGGACGTTGAGTTCCAGCGGCTTCACGGTTACGGGAAACCCGGGCAATACGCGCTTCTCTCCATCTCCGATACGGGCGTGGGTATGGATGAGATCACCAGAGAGAGGATCTTTGATCCGTTCTTTACTACCAAAGAAGCAGGGAAAGGAACAGGTCTCGGGCTCTCGACTGTCTACGGCATTGTCAAGCAGCATGACGGCTATATTACCGTATACAGCGAACCACATATGGGAACGACCTTCCATATCTACCTTCCTATGGCAAGAGGAGCGCCACAAGAAAAAAGACCCGAACCGGTTCCCGTCAAGGGAGGCGACGAGATCATCCTGATCGGGGAGGATAACGAAGCGGTTAGAGAGCTCATGGACAAAGCGCTCACGCAGTACGGATATGCTACTATTAAAGCCGTTGATGGACAGGACGTGGTGGAGCAGTTCAAGGCTGCTGATAGAATCGACCTTCTCATCCTTGACTCGGTCATGCCGAAAAAGAGCGGACGGGAAGCCTATAATGAAATACTTACACTAAAGCCCGACATCAAAGTAATCTTCACGAGCGGCCATACAAAAGATGTGGTGCTCGATAGAGGCCTTCAGGAAGGAGAGTTTAGCTTTCTGCAGAAGCCTATATCACCACTGGCGCTCCTGCAAAAGATAAGGGATGTGCTGGATGACGGGCAAAAAGAAGAGAAAGCGATCTTTGAGGGCTTCCCGCCATAATGTGCAATTCTTCGTACCGGGTTCACCCAGTACTCGAATATAGAAATAGCCCGGCCTTTCGCATGCTATTCCAGGTACGCCCCTTTGTCTGCGCTTACTGCGTGCTTCGCGAAATGAGCGAGATAGCCCTTGGTAACGCTTGGCGCCGGTGCCTTCCATGATTTGAGCCTCTCAGCAATCTCTTGATCACTCAATTCCACGGTGAGCGTTCGCTGGGGGATGTCTATACTGATTATGTCCCCATCGCGGATCGCGGCTATGGGCCCGCCGACTGCGGCTTCGGGAACGATGTGCCCCACGCAGGGACCGCCCGAGGTGCCGGAGAACCGCCCGTCGGTAATGATTGCGACCGATTTATCGAGACCCAGGTCAACAAGCATCCATGTAGCCATGACCATCTCCCTCATGCCGGGCCCGCCTTTGGGTCCCTCGTAACGAATAACCATCACCTCTCCCTCACGCACCTTTCCCGAGAGCAATGCGTCCACACAGTCCTCTTCCTGCTCAAAGACCCGCGCGGGTCCGCGATGTTGATGCATCTCCGGCCTCACGGCAGTCTGTTTCACCACGGCCACGCCCAGATTGCCCTTGAGCACCGCTATGCCGCCGTCTTTGCCTTTAGGGCGAGAAAGGGGATGAATCACATCCGGGTCCTTGATTTCGGTCCCTTTCAGATTCTCCGCAAGGCTCTTCCCGGTCACCGTCATTACGCTCGTGTCGAGCATACTTTCCATGGATTTCATGACCGCCTGCAGTCCTCCGGCCCGCTCGAAATCCTCCATGAGATATTTCGGGTCTGACGGCTTGATCTCCATGATCGACGGCGTGTGCCGGCTGATGTTCTCAAAATCGTCGAGGTTAAAGGGATAATCGAGCTCGTGAGCGATGGCAGGAAAGTGGAGCGTCAGATTCGTGGAACCGCTCGTGGCGCAGCAAACTTTGACCGCATTCGTGAAGGCTTGAGGCGTCATGATATCGTTCGCCTTGATTCCGTTCCGCACAAGGTCCATGACCCTGCGACCTGCCTCTTCGGCCAAGCTTTCGAGGGCGGGGTCCGTGGCACAGACGGAAGAGTTGCCGGGCAGAGAAAGGCCCAGGGCCTCCGCGGCAATGCACATGCTATTCGCAGTTCCCATGAGGCAACATGCGCCCGGTCCCGGGCACACACGGCCTTCAATTTCCCGTAATTCCTCTTTCGAGACCTTGCCCTGGCGATGCATGACGAAATATTTGCCCATGGAGGAACAATCGAGGCGCTCCCCCTTGTAATGGCCTGCAGGCATGTAACCGCCGGTGAAAACAACCGTAGGAAGATTGCAGCGCGCAGCGGCCATGATGAGTCCCGGGACTATCTTGTCGCACGTCCCGATCATGACTGCAGCATCGTAGCTCGCGTGCTCTATCATCATCTCAACCGAGGCCGCGATGAGGTCCCTGCTGGGCAAGACATATTTGAAGCCCACGTTTCCGCTTCCCTGGCCGTCGCATGGGGCGAGCACGTTAAAGATCGTCGCCATGCCTCCGGCCTCTTTTACGCCGCGCTTAACCGCCGCGGCCACGCGGTCCAGGTGATAGGAACCGGGGAGTATCTCATTCCATGTGTTTGCTATGGCTATAAGGGGTTTCTCCAGGTCTTCATCGGTCGCGCCCATGGCCTTGAAGAAGACCCTGCGCATATAATACTGAGGAACGTCAGGGCTTAGACCTTTGCTTCTTAAGTGCTGGCTCATTACACCCTCCTTACAGGATAGATATCGACCTCGCTTACCCGGAGAAACTGAAGGGCCGGGCAACATACTATTCTACCGCACATCACGAGGCAAATCCATAGCCGGTATCTGGCCGATAAAATCATCGAGGGATGAAAAAGGGCAGCATCCACGCTGGAAGCATTAAGAAAAAAGGGGCAGGACCATTTCTGATCCTGCCCCGCTCTTACCGAACGTTCCTTATTAGAGTCTAAACTGTCCCACCATGTTCTGCAGCTCCTTGGAGAGATTGGCCAGTTTGGCTGACGCCTCTGCGTTGCCCTGGATTCTCTTCGCGGTCTCCTGCATGACCTGGGAGATCTGCTGGATGCTGGAGGCGATTTCGTTGGTAGTCGACGTTTCTTCCTCAGACGCAACGGCGATCTGGTTGATCTCGGCGGTAACCTTGTTGATCTGGTTCAAAATATCTTTGAGCGCTTCGCCAGATTTGGCGGCCTCTACGGTGCCCTGCCCCACGTCGAGCACGCCTTCTTCCATGGACACAACGGCTTTCTTGGTTTCTGACTGCATGGCCTGTATGGTTTCGCGGATCTCTTTGGTAGCGTCGCTCGTTCGCTCTGCAAGCTTGCGCACCTCATCGGCAACAACGGCAAAACCCCTGCCGTGTTCACCGGCCCGGGCCGCTTCAATTGCCGCGTTCAAAGCGAGAAGGTTTGTCTGATCGGCCACATCGTTAATGAGCCCCACGATCTCTCCGATCTGATCGGAACGCATACCCAGGCTCTTGATTATCTCCGCCGTTTCCTTGACGCGGCTGTTGATGCGGTTCATAACCTCTATGGTTTCCTGGATAATACGCTCTCCCGTTGAAGCAGAGGCGTTGGCCTTCTCAGAGCTCTTTGCCGCCATGACACAGTTCTGGGCTATTTCCGAGGTAGTCTTGCTCATCTCCTCGCTCGCGGCAGCCACCGAGTTCACCTGCATGGCCGCTTCCTCAACGCCTGTTGCCATGTGCTCGGTTGCGGAATCGAGCATATTGGCCGCTGAAGAGACCTCGTTGCTGCTTCGCGCGACCTGGGTGATGGCCCCGTGGAGCTTCTCGGCAAAGGCATTGAAATGTCCTGCCATGGCGCCGATTTCATCAGATGAGTCCACGTCGATACGTCTCGTGAGATCACCCTGAGAAACACTCTCGATGGCCTCCACGGTCCTGTTGATGGGGGCGATGATGATCGATTTCATACGCATGCTGATGATGAAGGATATAATCGCTGCGAGAAGGCATACGGCAATTGAGATGATAAGAACCATTCCATAGGTTTTGCCCGCCGAGGTATACTGGTCCTTGCCGAGCTTTTTTTCCAGGTCAATAAGGCCGTTTAACTTTTCATTAATAGTCCAGAAATAGTCATCTGCCTGACCCATAAGGATGGTGGCCGTGGACATGTCGGCGGCGGCCCCTTCGGTCACAGTTTTTATGAGCCCCATGTACTTGGTTATCTGGTCTTGAGTCTCGACAAAGCTATCCTTCTCGGCCTTTGTCAAATTCGGTGATTGAGCGATTGCCTGCGTCTCGTCTATGATCTTCTGGACTTTATCGAACTGGTTCTTGGCGAAATTGTCGGTTTTGGCCTTTGCATAATTGGCGGTCAGCATGTTCATCAGTTTATAGACGTTAGCATGCACCTCGGTCAAATCCTTTATAATGCCCGCGCTTGCCTGGTAGTTCCGGAACCGGTTGTTAAAGATATCGTCGAGGGCCGCTTTCTGCTTGAAAAAACCGAAGTAGCACACGATCCAGACAACGACAAGGAACACAATTGCCGCTCCGGGCGAAACCAGAAGTTTTACGGTCATGTTTAAATTGGCGAGCCGTCTTCCCATTTTCTTATCCTCCTCATTCCTTCCTCACAAAATTGTTGCTTTGTGAGATGTAGTAGGAAGGAGCGTCCTGCCCCCGTCGCTACCGCATACACTCTATTTCTACGCCTGCTTTATGCCTCTTACACAGACCCGCAAGCATTCTATCAGCAAATCTAATGCCATTTCAAGCTCTCACTTTACGCCATTGTTTCTTGAAAAGCGGACCAAAAGGGTTTATGCGGGTCGGCCTCCTAAAGACCATGACCCGCATCCTTACGTCGACTACGTTATTATTGGAAGATGCCGGAAAGGGTAAACATCTCAGTGCCTTCAACCCTCTGTACCCATGACTTCTTAGCCTGCAGTTTCTTCGTTGCCGGGTTGGTCCACATGTATTCCATCCAGCCACTACCTTTTGTCTTTGCGATATCGATCATCTCCCGCACAAAGTACTTGCCGTCGGGATCCTTCAGATCATAGTGGTTCTGTCCAACAATGGCAGGAGCAACGGGGTTTGCAAGAAAGACACCTTTGAAATCGTGTAATGTCACATACATTTCGCCCTTAACAAACTGACCTTTCGCATTGTTAAGCTCAGCAGCGCCCTTTTCTTTACCATTTGCCTTCACATAGGCTGCGGCTTTCTCGCCGAGCGCTTTAGCCTCTTCGAGGCTCGCGGCATATGCCGTATAGATCCCACCGAAGAAGAACGTCACTGCCGTGAACACCGCAATACTCCATACAACTCGTTTCATGAAAAACCTCCTTTTGCGTATCTAAGATGTCGCCGGTCATCATCCGGCTCGAAAATTTATCGGCAATTGAATGCGGCACTTAAGAATATTCAAGTAAAATGTTTCAACGCGCGCTGACTTACGGCGCAATCGCCCGTTCAGCGCAGCAACCCGCGTTGTTTGACTACGTTCTACGAATGCGTTAAGACGAGTTGGTTAGTTAAGTGTCTCTCGCAGTCCCTTACAATGCGCCTGCCGGTAATCACTTACACGGAGCAACAATGCCTATCGGTTCTTTTGAGAAGAAACC containing:
- a CDS encoding PAS domain S-box protein translates to MKDPSMTAVNIVRKTSASRQRLSKPKHPQEKQTLVRQHARRTAEKSEIIFRELSKHSLAGVYLVQKDGLFRYVNARWAQIFGYKVEEVVDILRVEDLVVPEDLALVKQSLSKRVSGELPTHHYEFRIVTKDKDVRHVEVYSSYTEYEGRPAIIGTLQDVTDRKRAEQALKESENKYRLLADNTADVIFTFGLDMKYRYVSPSVIRIRGFSPDEVIGQLISQSVTAESLEAMNKVIREELWLEKTGTANPSRTRILELEMLCKDGSTVWVEVKASAVRDSDGDLGEIIGIGRDITERKMAEEALRTSELRISQAMELAHVVYWEYDPLENTLIFNDPFYALYGTTAEREGGYRMTREEYAKRFIHPDDEPRVSETAEQLNAMYGYRPIPDIEHRIVRRDGEVRYVAVRASAIRDDSGRIIKKYGVTQDITARKQAETRLSESEERYRTVFENTGTATIIVEDDTTISLCNTEFERLSGYTKNEMEGKKTWTEFAVKEDLGRMLSSHYLRREAPYATPRQYGFQFVTRTGEIRDMYLVIDMIPGTKKSVASLVDITELKRAEQEKARLETQLHQAQKMEAIGTLAGGIAHDFNNILTALIGYATLLQIEIKHGVSRGHVDQILAASQKAADLVRNLLAFSRQQSIRLEPVSLHAIVKETEKLLKRLLTEDIVVKTLLADNDIVIMADRTQVDQILFNLATNARDAMPRGGAFTVETKTVDLDVEFQRLHGYGKPGQYALLSISDTGVGMDEITRERIFDPFFTTKEAGKGTGLGLSTVYGIVKQHDGYITVYSEPHMGTTFHIYLPMARGAPQEKRPEPVPVKGGDEIILIGEDNEAVRELMDKALTQYGYATIKAVDGQDVVEQFKAADRIDLLILDSVMPKKSGREAYNEILTLKPDIKVIFTSGHTKDVVLDRGLQEGEFSFLQKPISPLALLQKIRDVLDDGQKEEKAIFEGFPP
- the ilvD gene encoding dihydroxy-acid dehydratase is translated as MSQHLRSKGLSPDVPQYYMRRVFFKAMGATDEDLEKPLIAIANTWNEILPGSYHLDRVAAAVKRGVKEAGGMATIFNVLAPCDGQGSGNVGFKYVLPSRDLIAASVEMMIEHASYDAAVMIGTCDKIVPGLIMAAARCNLPTVVFTGGYMPAGHYKGERLDCSSMGKYFVMHRQGKVSKEELREIEGRVCPGPGACCLMGTANSMCIAAEALGLSLPGNSSVCATDPALESLAEEAGRRVMDLVRNGIKANDIMTPQAFTNAVKVCCATSGSTNLTLHFPAIAHELDYPFNLDDFENISRHTPSIMEIKPSDPKYLMEDFERAGGLQAVMKSMESMLDTSVMTVTGKSLAENLKGTEIKDPDVIHPLSRPKGKDGGIAVLKGNLGVAVVKQTAVRPEMHQHRGPARVFEQEEDCVDALLSGKVREGEVMVIRYEGPKGGPGMREMVMATWMLVDLGLDKSVAIITDGRFSGTSGGPCVGHIVPEAAVGGPIAAIRDGDIISIDIPQRTLTVELSDQEIAERLKSWKAPAPSVTKGYLAHFAKHAVSADKGAYLE
- a CDS encoding methyl-accepting chemotaxis protein, whose product is MGRRLANLNMTVKLLVSPGAAIVFLVVVWIVCYFGFFKQKAALDDIFNNRFRNYQASAGIIKDLTEVHANVYKLMNMLTANYAKAKTDNFAKNQFDKVQKIIDETQAIAQSPNLTKAEKDSFVETQDQITKYMGLIKTVTEGAAADMSTATILMGQADDYFWTINEKLNGLIDLEKKLGKDQYTSAGKTYGMVLIISIAVCLLAAIISFIISMRMKSIIIAPINRTVEAIESVSQGDLTRRIDVDSSDEIGAMAGHFNAFAEKLHGAITQVARSSNEVSSAANMLDSATEHMATGVEEAAMQVNSVAAASEEMSKTTSEIAQNCVMAAKSSEKANASASTGERIIQETIEVMNRINSRVKETAEIIKSLGMRSDQIGEIVGLINDVADQTNLLALNAAIEAARAGEHGRGFAVVADEVRKLAERTSDATKEIRETIQAMQSETKKAVVSMEEGVLDVGQGTVEAAKSGEALKDILNQINKVTAEINQIAVASEEETSTTNEIASSIQQISQVMQETAKRIQGNAEASAKLANLSKELQNMVGQFRL
- a CDS encoding cache domain-containing protein, translating into MKRVVWSIAVFTAVTFFFGGIYTAYAASLEEAKALGEKAAAYVKANGKEKGAAELNNAKGQFVKGEMYVTLHDFKGVFLANPVAPAIVGQNHYDLKDPDGKYFVREMIDIAKTKGSGWMEYMWTNPATKKLQAKKSWVQRVEGTEMFTLSGIFQ